The following coding sequences lie in one Zingiber officinale cultivar Zhangliang chromosome 2B, Zo_v1.1, whole genome shotgun sequence genomic window:
- the LOC122047660 gene encoding transcription factor GTE7-like isoform X1 — translation MASAILASSNEQHWREPNDYMRKNPISNPNPNPRSVLNFYAGDHAAAARFHAMEGDEAMPNCYAARSEDSSSLNRKLVRGLNSRDLVASGASRYASFHLSMLSKGERRELKRRLISELDQVRSLKSRIESREIQSSARSAGFSASGIYCGGREVTSSASIRDPMISKPSELFLNSHRDLRLQARSAELGKLLSSTMKKCGQILSKLMKNKQSGWFNSPVDVDGMGLHDYFQIIKMPMDLGTVKKKLNKGLYPSPAEFAADIRLTFNNALLYNPPGHVVHKFAEQFLLQFEGLFAPAFNKYENQRIALEQEMQKYQSPAMEMIVRNDPPPPPALSQASPVQAPSSPPALSPLLAPPQQLTRTPAKLPRPKAKDPIKRPMTLAEKQKLSEGLQSLPQDKMPQVLNIVTKRNAATSQNDDEVELDFDTMDTDTLWELDRFLCNFKKTVNKMRRHEAMAKGLIPPPATGQATLPPLPATDGAGGGAYMSPKAKLTTAEEEIDIGDDLPATNYPSVEIEKNAGCDSVSGSSDSDSSSSSDSDSDSTDSDSDNNDGRSPRNMEQPEACIDHGVNLHFGINGRIHLPFG, via the exons ATGGCGTCGGCGATTCTGGCGAGCAGTAATGAGCAGCACTGGCGAGAACCGAATGATTACATGAGGAAGAATCCCAtttcaaaccctaaccctaaccctaggTCCGTCCTTAATTTCTACGCCGGCGACCATGCGGCGGCGGCTCGATTCCACGCCATGGAGGGCGACGAGGCGATGCCGAACTGTTATGCTGCTCGGTCGGAAGACTCCTCTTCCTTAAATCGGAAGCTCGTCAGGGGTCTCAACAGCAGGGATCTCGTCGCTTCTGGAGCCAGCAGATACGCGTCTTTCCACCTCTCGATGTTATCCAAGGGGGAGCGCAGGGAGCTGAAGCGCAGGCTGATATCGGAGCTCGACCAAGTGCGGAGCTTGAAGAGCCGGATCGAGTCAAGGGAGATCCAGTCCTCCGCCCGATCCGCCGGATTTAGCGCGTCGGGAATCTATTGTGGTGGCCGGGAGGTCACCTCCTCCGCATCAATCCGCGATCCCATGATTTCGAAGCCTTCAGAGCTCTTCCTCAATTCTCACCGAGATCTGAGGCTACAGGCGCGGTCAGCGGAATTAGGTAAGCTCCTCTCCTCCACAATGAAAAAGTGCGGCCAGATCTTGTCAAAGCTGATGAAGAACAAACAGAGCGGATGGTTCAACTCGCCTGTAGACGTTGATGGAATGGGCCTCCATGATTACTTCCAGATCATCAAGATGCCAATGGACCTGGGGACGGTGAAGAAGAAGCTCAACAAGGGGCTCTACCCTTCCCCGGCGGAGTTTGCAGCAGACATTCGATTGACCTTTAACAATGCCTTGCTGTACAATCCGCCAGGGCACGTGGTGCACAAGTTTGCCGAACAATTCCTCCTGCAATTTGAGGGGCTATTTGCACCGGCCTTCAACAAGTATGAGAATCAGCGGATTGCTCTGGAGCAGGAAATGCAGAAGTATCAATCTCCAGCCATGGAGATGATTGTCAGAAATGATCCACCACCACCGCCGGCATTGTCACAAGCGTCCCCAGTGCAAGCACCGAGCTCACCCCCTGCTTTGAGCCCTTTGCTAGCGCCACCTCAACAGCTAACAAGGACCCCGGCGAAGCTCCCGAGACCCAAGGCGAAGGACCCCATTAAGAGGCCGATGACCCTTGCGGAGAAACAGAAGTTGAGCGAGGGGTTGCAGAGCCTGCCTCAGGATAAGATGCCCCAAGTTCTCAACATCGTGACCAAGCGAAACGCTGCCACGTCGCAGAATGATGACGAGGTCGAGCTCGACTTTGATACGATGGACACGGACACGCTCTGGGAGCTCGATCGGTTCTTGTGCAACTTTAAGAAGACGGTCAACAAGATGAGGCGTCACGAGGCGATGGCAAAGGGGCTCATTCCTCCCCCAGCAACCGGCCAAGCCACCCTACCTCCTCTCCCCGCTACGGACGGCGCTGGTGGCGGCGCCTACATG TCACCGAAGGCGAAATTAACTACTGCAGAAGAGGAGATCGACATCGGCGATGACTTGCCAGCTACAAATTACCCGTCGGTGGAGATTGAGAAAAACGCCGGTTGTGACAGTGTCTCCGGTAGCTCCGACagtgattcttcttcttccagcg ATTCCGATTCTGACTCAACCGACAGTGATTCTGACAACAACGATGGACGATCTCCGAGGAATATGGAGCAACCGGAAG CTTGCATCGACCACGGCGTGAACCTGCACTTTGGCATCAATGGAAGGATCCATTTGC CATTTGGatag
- the LOC122047660 gene encoding transcription factor GTE7-like isoform X2 — protein MASAILASSNEQHWREPNDYMRKNPISNPNPNPRSVLNFYAGDHAAAARFHAMEGDEAMPNCYAARSEDSSSLNRKLVRGLNSRDLVASGASRYASFHLSMLSKGERRELKRRLISELDQVRSLKSRIESREIQSSARSAGFSASGIYCGGREVTSSASIRDPMISKPSELFLNSHRDLRLQARSAELGKLLSSTMKKCGQILSKLMKNKQSGWFNSPVDVDGMGLHDYFQIIKMPMDLGTVKKKLNKGLYPSPAEFAADIRLTFNNALLYNPPGHVVHKFAEQFLLQFEGLFAPAFNKYENQRIALEQEMQKYQSPAMEMIVRNDPPPPPALSQASPVQAPSSPPALSPLLAPPQQLTRTPAKLPRPKAKDPIKRPMTLAEKQKLSEGLQSLPQDKMPQVLNIVTKRNAATSQNDDEVELDFDTMDTDTLWELDRFLCNFKKTVNKMRRHEAMAKGLIPPPATGQATLPPLPATDGAGGGAYMSPKAKLTTAEEEIDIGDDLPATNYPSVEIEKNAGCDSVSGSSDSDSSSSSDSDSDSTDSDSDNNDGRSPRNMEQPEACTLLCRYDSS, from the exons ATGGCGTCGGCGATTCTGGCGAGCAGTAATGAGCAGCACTGGCGAGAACCGAATGATTACATGAGGAAGAATCCCAtttcaaaccctaaccctaaccctaggTCCGTCCTTAATTTCTACGCCGGCGACCATGCGGCGGCGGCTCGATTCCACGCCATGGAGGGCGACGAGGCGATGCCGAACTGTTATGCTGCTCGGTCGGAAGACTCCTCTTCCTTAAATCGGAAGCTCGTCAGGGGTCTCAACAGCAGGGATCTCGTCGCTTCTGGAGCCAGCAGATACGCGTCTTTCCACCTCTCGATGTTATCCAAGGGGGAGCGCAGGGAGCTGAAGCGCAGGCTGATATCGGAGCTCGACCAAGTGCGGAGCTTGAAGAGCCGGATCGAGTCAAGGGAGATCCAGTCCTCCGCCCGATCCGCCGGATTTAGCGCGTCGGGAATCTATTGTGGTGGCCGGGAGGTCACCTCCTCCGCATCAATCCGCGATCCCATGATTTCGAAGCCTTCAGAGCTCTTCCTCAATTCTCACCGAGATCTGAGGCTACAGGCGCGGTCAGCGGAATTAGGTAAGCTCCTCTCCTCCACAATGAAAAAGTGCGGCCAGATCTTGTCAAAGCTGATGAAGAACAAACAGAGCGGATGGTTCAACTCGCCTGTAGACGTTGATGGAATGGGCCTCCATGATTACTTCCAGATCATCAAGATGCCAATGGACCTGGGGACGGTGAAGAAGAAGCTCAACAAGGGGCTCTACCCTTCCCCGGCGGAGTTTGCAGCAGACATTCGATTGACCTTTAACAATGCCTTGCTGTACAATCCGCCAGGGCACGTGGTGCACAAGTTTGCCGAACAATTCCTCCTGCAATTTGAGGGGCTATTTGCACCGGCCTTCAACAAGTATGAGAATCAGCGGATTGCTCTGGAGCAGGAAATGCAGAAGTATCAATCTCCAGCCATGGAGATGATTGTCAGAAATGATCCACCACCACCGCCGGCATTGTCACAAGCGTCCCCAGTGCAAGCACCGAGCTCACCCCCTGCTTTGAGCCCTTTGCTAGCGCCACCTCAACAGCTAACAAGGACCCCGGCGAAGCTCCCGAGACCCAAGGCGAAGGACCCCATTAAGAGGCCGATGACCCTTGCGGAGAAACAGAAGTTGAGCGAGGGGTTGCAGAGCCTGCCTCAGGATAAGATGCCCCAAGTTCTCAACATCGTGACCAAGCGAAACGCTGCCACGTCGCAGAATGATGACGAGGTCGAGCTCGACTTTGATACGATGGACACGGACACGCTCTGGGAGCTCGATCGGTTCTTGTGCAACTTTAAGAAGACGGTCAACAAGATGAGGCGTCACGAGGCGATGGCAAAGGGGCTCATTCCTCCCCCAGCAACCGGCCAAGCCACCCTACCTCCTCTCCCCGCTACGGACGGCGCTGGTGGCGGCGCCTACATG TCACCGAAGGCGAAATTAACTACTGCAGAAGAGGAGATCGACATCGGCGATGACTTGCCAGCTACAAATTACCCGTCGGTGGAGATTGAGAAAAACGCCGGTTGTGACAGTGTCTCCGGTAGCTCCGACagtgattcttcttcttccagcg ATTCCGATTCTGACTCAACCGACAGTGATTCTGACAACAACGATGGACGATCTCCGAGGAATATGGAGCAACCGGAAG CTTGTACTTTATTGTGTAGATATGACTCGTCTTAA
- the LOC122047660 gene encoding transcription factor GTE7-like isoform X3 has protein sequence MASAILASSNEQHWREPNDYMRKNPISNPNPNPRSVLNFYAGDHAAAARFHAMEGDEAMPNCYAARSEDSSSLNRKLVRGLNSRDLVASGASRYASFHLSMLSKGERRELKRRLISELDQVRSLKSRIESREIQSSARSAGFSASGIYCGGREVTSSASIRDPMISKPSELFLNSHRDLRLQARSAELGKLLSSTMKKCGQILSKLMKNKQSGWFNSPVDVDGMGLHDYFQIIKMPMDLGTVKKKLNKGLYPSPAEFAADIRLTFNNALLYNPPGHVVHKFAEQFLLQFEGLFAPAFNKYENQRIALEQEMQKYQSPAMEMIVRNDPPPPPALSQASPVQAPSSPPALSPLLAPPQQLTRTPAKLPRPKAKDPIKRPMTLAEKQKLSEGLQSLPQDKMPQVLNIVTKRNAATSQNDDEVELDFDTMDTDTLWELDRFLCNFKKTVNKMRRHEAMAKGLIPPPATGQATLPPLPATDGAGGGAYMSPKAKLTTAEEEIDIGDDLPATNYPSVEIEKNAGCDSVSGSSDSDSSSSSDSDSDSTDSDSDNNDGRSPRNMEQPEG, from the exons ATGGCGTCGGCGATTCTGGCGAGCAGTAATGAGCAGCACTGGCGAGAACCGAATGATTACATGAGGAAGAATCCCAtttcaaaccctaaccctaaccctaggTCCGTCCTTAATTTCTACGCCGGCGACCATGCGGCGGCGGCTCGATTCCACGCCATGGAGGGCGACGAGGCGATGCCGAACTGTTATGCTGCTCGGTCGGAAGACTCCTCTTCCTTAAATCGGAAGCTCGTCAGGGGTCTCAACAGCAGGGATCTCGTCGCTTCTGGAGCCAGCAGATACGCGTCTTTCCACCTCTCGATGTTATCCAAGGGGGAGCGCAGGGAGCTGAAGCGCAGGCTGATATCGGAGCTCGACCAAGTGCGGAGCTTGAAGAGCCGGATCGAGTCAAGGGAGATCCAGTCCTCCGCCCGATCCGCCGGATTTAGCGCGTCGGGAATCTATTGTGGTGGCCGGGAGGTCACCTCCTCCGCATCAATCCGCGATCCCATGATTTCGAAGCCTTCAGAGCTCTTCCTCAATTCTCACCGAGATCTGAGGCTACAGGCGCGGTCAGCGGAATTAGGTAAGCTCCTCTCCTCCACAATGAAAAAGTGCGGCCAGATCTTGTCAAAGCTGATGAAGAACAAACAGAGCGGATGGTTCAACTCGCCTGTAGACGTTGATGGAATGGGCCTCCATGATTACTTCCAGATCATCAAGATGCCAATGGACCTGGGGACGGTGAAGAAGAAGCTCAACAAGGGGCTCTACCCTTCCCCGGCGGAGTTTGCAGCAGACATTCGATTGACCTTTAACAATGCCTTGCTGTACAATCCGCCAGGGCACGTGGTGCACAAGTTTGCCGAACAATTCCTCCTGCAATTTGAGGGGCTATTTGCACCGGCCTTCAACAAGTATGAGAATCAGCGGATTGCTCTGGAGCAGGAAATGCAGAAGTATCAATCTCCAGCCATGGAGATGATTGTCAGAAATGATCCACCACCACCGCCGGCATTGTCACAAGCGTCCCCAGTGCAAGCACCGAGCTCACCCCCTGCTTTGAGCCCTTTGCTAGCGCCACCTCAACAGCTAACAAGGACCCCGGCGAAGCTCCCGAGACCCAAGGCGAAGGACCCCATTAAGAGGCCGATGACCCTTGCGGAGAAACAGAAGTTGAGCGAGGGGTTGCAGAGCCTGCCTCAGGATAAGATGCCCCAAGTTCTCAACATCGTGACCAAGCGAAACGCTGCCACGTCGCAGAATGATGACGAGGTCGAGCTCGACTTTGATACGATGGACACGGACACGCTCTGGGAGCTCGATCGGTTCTTGTGCAACTTTAAGAAGACGGTCAACAAGATGAGGCGTCACGAGGCGATGGCAAAGGGGCTCATTCCTCCCCCAGCAACCGGCCAAGCCACCCTACCTCCTCTCCCCGCTACGGACGGCGCTGGTGGCGGCGCCTACATG TCACCGAAGGCGAAATTAACTACTGCAGAAGAGGAGATCGACATCGGCGATGACTTGCCAGCTACAAATTACCCGTCGGTGGAGATTGAGAAAAACGCCGGTTGTGACAGTGTCTCCGGTAGCTCCGACagtgattcttcttcttccagcg ATTCCGATTCTGACTCAACCGACAGTGATTCTGACAACAACGATGGACGATCTCCGAGGAATATGGAGCAACCGGAAG GGTAG